TGAGAGCTTTTCTCGCAATTCATCCTTGATGCGACTGAGAATCGAGGTTTCATCAAGGGTGGATAGAATCCGACTCACGACGGCTTTCGGGCCATCAGGACCCCAGGAAGCCCCATTGGCCAGGTACGCTTTGGTGACCTGGCCAATTCCATAGGAGGAAACACCGGCAACCCCAGCTTGGGTAAGGGCGACGGAAAGATAAGGGGCTAAAGCGGCCCCACCTGTTGCCGGTGTGGCGATTCCCAGCAATCCTTTGAGGGACGATAGACCTAAAGTTGCCACCAGTTCGCTGGCACTAATGCTCCCCATGCTGATGGCTATTTTTTGTAACAAGCCAACAGCACCGGCTTGGGTCATCGTTATACCATAAATTTTAGATAATGTCAATATTAGCGCCACATCGATTGCGGCAGCGCTGAGAATATCAACGACCGTGAAAGGATTGAGGGCGATGGCGATGGCTTTAGCCATCACAGCATTCCAGATCATGCGGTTGGCGCTGCGCTCGCGAATCTCCATTTTCCGCTGCACCAGTTGCTCGTTCACATCGCCGGCAAAGAGCATCGTGTTGATGGCAACGAGAGATTTACCTTCTCGGTCTAGAATTTCCAAGATTTTCAGCTTTAACGCTTCAACTTGAGGAAGTCCCCGGTTGAGTTGGACGCCTCTTGTGCCATCTGAGCGACGCACTGCCTGGGCGACGATAGGCGAGGCAGCAGCCATGACAATTTCATCCGGTGAGAGCAATTCCCGCACCCGCTCATCTCGGATTTTTTGATAAATGGCGAGCCGGTCGGCATCGGGATATTGATCGATCTTATTAAATACGAGCAACATGGGTTTACCGGCATCCCGCAGTTGCGAAAGCGCTTCATATTCAACTTTGGTAATATCGCCGGCAACGACAAATAAAATTAGATCCGCTTGCGAAGCCACCTGACGGGCCAAAACTTCGCGGGTTTGCCCATCGACTTCGTCGATGCCGGGGGTGTCAATGAGTTCAACTTGAGAGAGGCGGTAGGTAATCGTAGGTTGGGCATTGGGAAGTGGGGATGGGGAGTCTTTAACTTCCCACGTCCCAACTTTTGTGCTGCGGGTGACGCCGTGAAGTGGGCCGGTTTCAAACACCGGCTGACCTAGCAAGGCGTTGAGAACTGAAGATTTACCCCGTCCCACCATGCCAAAGACGGCAATCTGGACACAAGTGCGTTCTAATTTGTCCAGCATCACATCTAAGCCGCCAATTTCACCTTCTAAGCCGGCTCGTTCTTCAACGGTGAGATCCAGGTTATTCACCAAGTCTTGCAGAGCGTCTTTCGCTTGCTTGTAGTTCAGTTCCGCCTGAATATCTGAAAAGCTAAAAATGGCCCGATCCAGTTCCTCGGCTAAGTTGGTTGCCGGTGTATCACTTTGCTTTGGATCGGGAGCGAATTCAAAGTCAGGCGAAGAAGATGTCAAAGCTGAACCTCCCATGAGAGCAGGGTTTGAAGATGCTTTGGGGCTGCCTAAAGCCGGCACACGACCTAGGGCATCCTCCTTTGATCCTATCGAATTAGAAAAGCAGATTTGGCGATTGACGGAAAATCACGCATTTTGCCGGCGCACAGGTTCGTTCTTTCCCGGTTTGGTTTTGAACGGTGACTGGACACAGAAACGCACAGAAGTTAGAAAAATCAACAGTAGGAGGGTGGCTTCCCCAGAAAAAAGTGGGCTTTTCTCTAATGAAAAGCCCACCGCTGCTAACAAATTTTAAAATAGTTGCTGTTGTTCAGGAGCTTGCCGCTACCAATCAGTGGAAGCTGCAACAATCTTAACTGAACCGTTTTTTTCGTCTAGCTGCAACAGCTTTGCGCTTGCGCTTTTCCACCGGCGTTTCAAAATGCCGCCGATTTTTCGCATCTGCCAAAATGCCGGCTCTGGATACTTGGCGTTTAAACCGGCGTAGAGCTGAATCAATTCCTTCGTTTTCGCCGAGAACAACTTGGGTCATTCTTTATTTCTTGATAACTAACTGTGATTGAATGGTCAGCTATTCAGATCCCCGCCGTCAGCTTATTAATTGAGAAGCAAGGGGTATGAGCCATAAATTTCTCAATTGCTAAAAGCCGACTGCTGAGCGCTGAGTGCTGACCCCCCAAAGCTATTTTAATACCTTCCTCGGGAAGATTTTCCTCCGTAGCCGCCGCCGCCGCCACCTCCTCGGTTTCCTCCACCGCTGCGACCGCCACCACCGCCTCCTCGATCTTCACGAGGCTTGGCTTTGTTCACTTTGAGGTCGCGACCCATCCACTCAGCGCCATCTAACGCTTCAATGGCTGCGTTTTCTTCGGCCTCGGTTTCCATTTCCACGAAACCAAATCCGCGCGGACGGCCTGTTTCACGGTCGGTGGGCAGATTAACCCGTTTGACGCTGCCGTATTCGGCGAAGACAGCAGTGATGTCTTCTTGCGTAACGTCGTATGACAAATTACCTACATAAATTGACATGGGATACCTCCAAAGTCAGAGAGATTTGAGATTCAGCTTCGGAGATATGCCTGCCGATACAGAACGGGGCTACTGGCAATTCTGCAACCAAGAAACAATCCTACAACCGAATCTGATTTACAACAGGGACTTTAACACAGAATTGTCTGCTGTGGGTTGCAAAAACTGCGCTGGACACCAAAAAAATTTAGCGGATGAAGGAAAGATCGACCGCTCCAAAATTCGTACTTAGGGCAATGTTAACATTTTCCAGTGCTTTGACTAACCAATGCACGGATTCTCTCGTGGAGGACTCGTAGTGGTTAAACAAAATTGCAAATCGCCTTTCCAAATAGGGTTTGACTTTGCGGCACAGCAGCACGATCTTTAGCAGCAAGCCGGTGGCGAGGGTTGGACCAATATTTGAAATTAGGTCAATCAAGATGAAATGGTTGGGCCGTTGCGGACTTTCCACTACCAAAAAGTTTAATAATTGACTGCAAGTTCTCACTAACAGGAAATCGCTGAACTTTTGGGAATCGCTTTGGGGCAGAATGTTGGTTAGTTGCTTATACAAACGTTCATTAAATTGACGCTTGCCGTAAGCTGAATCAATCGAGGGAATGAGGTATTCGTATAATTCTTTTTTAAATGTCCCGTAGGTTCGTGTTTGGCTGCTGTGGGTGAGAAAGCTTTGAGATAAGTCGCGATAGGTATGACAGCCTTCAACTTTGCCGACAAAGTGTTTGAGGGCAACATACAATTCGCGATCATTTAATAAGGTGGGATTGCTAACTGTTTGAATAATCCGTCCTGCCGGCGCAGGGGAAGCTTGACGGGCTTGCTGCGAGCGCCGCACCTGATATGTTACATACTGTGACAGATTAATCTCAAATTGCTTTTGCCGGCTCGATTGCAGTTTCCGAACCGTTTGCTGATGCTCGTAAGTGCTACCTTCACTAAGCAGGCAGTGTTCATACAGGTAAGGATATTGGCTGATTAAGCTGCCCAAGGGTTTGGTTTCTGGAGTGCCACTGCTTTCTGAAGGTTGGTTCATGACTCGCACCAAGCGGTGCAGCGTCAAATACTGTTCACTTTGGGTGAACAAACGCACCAACTCATGCAAGCGCCTCACTCCACGCATGGGTAATGAGTAAAGCCCGTTTCTGCTGCGATTTCCTTCAAACAGCGCGATTAACTCAGAAATCGCTCCATGCAGTTGAGTTTGCATTTGCCAGCGATTAATCAGAATATGGCAGCACCGATTTAAAATAAATTTAAATTCATGCTCAGCCTGCTTTGAGGCGGTTATCCTCTCAACAGCAGCGCCCACTTCACGATCAGGGTAGCCCACTCCTGCAATAAATAAGGTTCGGAAGCGCTCAATTAGCTCAGAGGGCGTCTCTACTTTTACAAGTTCAAGCAGATGGTTGTACAAAATCTGCTCGTCAGAATTACTATGCCGCTGGGAATTGTCTATAGAATTATACATGGTGCTAGCAACCCCGCCCTAGTGTCCGGTTCAAGCGACGCTACTTTTGTTCATCTCACATCTGAGAAATTTAGCTGCAAACGCTCACAAACCGATGTGCTTAATCTCAAACATAAATATAAAGCTTTGTGCTGCTTTACTGGCAGACGCACCCCTGTAATCTTTAGTTCCAAGTAGGCGGCAAGCGCTGATCAAATTAGGCTTTCCGTGCTACGAAACTTTTAATAAAGTGGAGGCTCAATTACTGCCGGCATTTTCTCTGTCTTAAGAAATTTTAGGTAGTTATTGCACAAATCAAAGAATCCTCCACCCTTAGCTATCATACTCTGACCTTATAAAGACTAAATGTGCCTTTTGTCAGTTACGTTAAGTGATCTAGATCACTTAACAATCGCTGAATAGACCGCTTAGTTTCGGGGCAGAGCTGCATCTGCGAACCCTATTTGCCCCCGCTCTAATTCAGTTTTGATGAATCAAGCTACTTGATTTAGAGTTGATTTTGGCATGAACAGAACGCTCTGCTCAAGCTAAATGGGGTTACAATTCCAATGTACACGCGTTGGTCTTGATAATTGGTAAAGAAACAGTAAAGATTGGGCTTAAAATTGTAGGTTTATCATGAAAATTTTGTTGACTTAATTACGCATATTTTCGGCAAGGAAAAGGGGAAGTTTAAAAATTGATACAAAGCGAGAGTGTTGTGCGATTGCAGCGGCCCAGATGGAACCGTGTAGGATGGCCTTTTGAAGCGTTTATATTTGTTAACCTTAGTGCTGCCAATGGGATTTTAGTTGTTCATCGATTTTGGATTCAATTTACAATCTAAAATCTGAAAGCTAAAAACCCCAAATGCCTTATGACCTTTCGTGCCACCCTCACTCAGCTCATTGATATTCTGCACGCCACGCCGGCGAATATACCGGATAAGCTCCTAAAAACCCCAGTAACCGGCATTACTACAGACACCCGCAGCATCAAAACCGGCGAGGTGTTTGTGGCATTGCGGGGCGAAAATTTTGATGGCCATGATTTTGTTTCCCAGGCAATTGAAAAAGGCGCAATTGCTGCAATTGTCGAACGTCCTCTGCCGGTGTCGGTGCCGCAGCTACAGGTAAAAGACACACTCCAGGCATATCAAGCGATCGCGCGTTGGTGGCGCGAGCAATTTAAAATTCCAGTGATTGCTGTAACCGGCTCATTTGGCAAAACCACAACCAAAGAACTAATTGCGGCAATTTTAGGCGTTCACGGAAAAGTCCTGAAAACCCAGCTCAACTACAACAACGAAATTGGGGTGCCTAAAACACTGCTAGAACTTTCTTCGGAACACGACTATGCTGTGATTGAAATGGCAATGCGTGGCAGTGGTCAGATTGCCCTGTTAACACAAATAGCCCGCCCCACAATTGGCGTGATTACGAATGCCGGCACTGCACATATCGGTTTATTGGGATCTGAAGAAGCAATCGCTAAAGCCAAGTGCGAGTTACTAGCCGAAATGCCTCCCACCGGCACGGCAATTCTCAACCACGATAATAAGCGGTTAATGGCAACGGCAGCCACGGTTTGGAAAGGGAAAACCCTAACTTACGGTTTGGAAGGCGGCGATGTGCGCGGGATGCTAATTAATGCCGAACGCTTGATAGTTGAGGGCGTTCAATTGCCAATCCCACTTCCCGGTCGTCATAATGCGAGTAATTATTTGGCTGCGCTAGCTGTGGCGAAAGTTCTCAATATTAGCTGGGAAACTCTGAGTGCCGGTATATCCGTGGAACTACCAGAGGGACGGGCGCGGCGCTATGAGTTGGCGGATGATGTGCTGATTTTGGATGAAAGTTATAATGCCGGCTTGGAATCGATGGAAGCAGCGCTGCAACTGCTGGCACAAACACCGGGGAAGCGCCATATTGCGGTGTTAGGGACGATGCGGGAATTGGGCGATCGCTCTCTAGAATTTCACCGGCAAGTGGGTGTTACCGCCAGCCATCTCAATCTTGACGCTTTGTTTATTTTGGCAGACGCTGCGGAAGCAGAAGCCTTGGCTGCCGGTGCGATTGGGGTGCCTTTAATTGAAACGCGATTGAGTACCTATATCCACGCCAAAGAAGCATTGGTTGAGTGTTTGAAGGAGTTTGTGCAACCCGGTGATCGCCTTTTATTTAAAGCTTCTCATGCGATCTCTTTAGATAAAGTTGTGGAGCAGTTTCGGACTGAGTTTGTTTCTGAAAACTAGGCAATTTTAATCGCCAAATTTTGGATTGTCTTTTGCCACTAGCTCCCTTGACAAAGGACTAAAGACAATCTAAAATTTATTATCTAAAAACCAGATAAATATTCTGCAATTTAGATACGTTTTGTATCTAATTAATTATGCTTTTATCAAGAAGAAATTTTAATAAACGAGCGTTCCAATTGATGCTCGCAAGCTCTATTTCTCCAGTAGTGTTCAAAGAATTTAAAGCGCAGAAATCTGTTGTAACTCCAGTCAGTGCGAAGACAGTTAATGCCGACCCACTTTCAGAGGCAGTTAACCGTCAAGTGAATAATATTCTCACTGACATGAACCCAGAAATAGAACTTTTAATTCCCACCTATTTAGGAAATGAAAAGCGAAGATTTTATGGGAGGGGAACTCCGGAAGGACTGAATCTCCTGGATCGATTTGAACTGGGAAGTGGGATAACGGCTTTTAGAGGATATGGAACCTGGAGTGGTGCCGGCTGGACAGGACAGCCAACGATTACCAAAGATCGCGGGAAAACCTATTTGGTTATTGGGGCATACGATCATAGCTTAAGAAAAATAGATATAGAAACAAATGAGGTAGTGTGGAGATATAAATATGATGATATTTTAAAGGGGTCTTCAACAATTTATATTGATCCAACCGCAAGCGAAGAAGATCGAATTGTGGTTTTACAGGGAAGCCGGCTGGGAGTCAGAAATTCTTTATTTACGTCGGCACCTGTGCCGAGTTTTCGAGCAATTTCCTTTAGAACCGGCAAAGAACTTTGGAAACTAAATATTAGAAAAACGGCGAGTTACAGCAGAGATAACGATAGCAGTGGCATTGATTTAGGCAGTGGCGTGATATTTAATGCCGGTGAAAATGCAATTGGCTATTTTATTAACAGCTCAACACGTACCGCTGCTAAAAAAGAGGGTATAATTCAGCCGCAAATTTTGGCAGAAGTTCAACTTTATCAGCCGGCAGACATTGGCAGACATTCTGGAAACTTAGTTGCGGAAT
Above is a genomic segment from Microcoleus sp. FACHB-68 containing:
- the rpsU gene encoding 30S ribosomal protein S21, whose translation is MTQVVLGENEGIDSALRRFKRQVSRAGILADAKNRRHFETPVEKRKRKAVAARRKKRFS
- the murF gene encoding UDP-N-acetylmuramoyl-tripeptide--D-alanyl-D-alanine ligase; the protein is MTFRATLTQLIDILHATPANIPDKLLKTPVTGITTDTRSIKTGEVFVALRGENFDGHDFVSQAIEKGAIAAIVERPLPVSVPQLQVKDTLQAYQAIARWWREQFKIPVIAVTGSFGKTTTKELIAAILGVHGKVLKTQLNYNNEIGVPKTLLELSSEHDYAVIEMAMRGSGQIALLTQIARPTIGVITNAGTAHIGLLGSEEAIAKAKCELLAEMPPTGTAILNHDNKRLMATAATVWKGKTLTYGLEGGDVRGMLINAERLIVEGVQLPIPLPGRHNASNYLAALAVAKVLNISWETLSAGISVELPEGRARRYELADDVLILDESYNAGLESMEAALQLLAQTPGKRHIAVLGTMRELGDRSLEFHRQVGVTASHLNLDALFILADAAEAEALAAGAIGVPLIETRLSTYIHAKEALVECLKEFVQPGDRLLFKASHAISLDKVVEQFRTEFVSEN
- a CDS encoding RNA-binding protein, whose translation is MSIYVGNLSYDVTQEDITAVFAEYGSVKRVNLPTDRETGRPRGFGFVEMETEAEENAAIEALDGAEWMGRDLKVNKAKPREDRGGGGGGRSGGGNRGGGGGGGYGGKSSRGRY
- a CDS encoding GTP-binding protein, yielding MDRAIFSFSDIQAELNYKQAKDALQDLVNNLDLTVEERAGLEGEIGGLDVMLDKLERTCVQIAVFGMVGRGKSSVLNALLGQPVFETGPLHGVTRSTKVGTWEVKDSPSPLPNAQPTITYRLSQVELIDTPGIDEVDGQTREVLARQVASQADLILFVVAGDITKVEYEALSQLRDAGKPMLLVFNKIDQYPDADRLAIYQKIRDERVRELLSPDEIVMAAASPIVAQAVRRSDGTRGVQLNRGLPQVEALKLKILEILDREGKSLVAINTMLFAGDVNEQLVQRKMEIRERSANRMIWNAVMAKAIAIALNPFTVVDILSAAAIDVALILTLSKIYGITMTQAGAVGLLQKIAISMGSISASELVATLGLSSLKGLLGIATPATGGAALAPYLSVALTQAGVAGVSSYGIGQVTKAYLANGASWGPDGPKAVVSRILSTLDETSILSRIKDELREKLSSVGKAATRKAGKQEN
- a CDS encoding PQQ-binding-like beta-propeller repeat protein, which translates into the protein MLASSISPVVFKEFKAQKSVVTPVSAKTVNADPLSEAVNRQVNNILTDMNPEIELLIPTYLGNEKRRFYGRGTPEGLNLLDRFELGSGITAFRGYGTWSGAGWTGQPTITKDRGKTYLVIGAYDHSLRKIDIETNEVVWRYKYDDILKGSSTIYIDPTASEEDRIVVLQGSRLGVRNSLFTSAPVPSFRAISFRTGKELWKLNIRKTASYSRDNDSSGIDLGSGVIFNAGENAIGYFINSSTRTAAKKEGIIQPQILAEVQLYQPADIGRHSGNLVAESSPAVLKDRIYIAAGSGHIYGISIKERKIVWDFYTGSDMDGTVAISKDEKLFCAIEKQYIPGNGGVLKLNPAKKESESVEWFFPTNNARLDDWQGGIIGSVALNDEYRTEEMPALFATCAIDGNVYIGSQNVITGQKVRGPLLDREYNTPLIVFKQRIGGSISTPIFTDGNKLIAACYSGVYLFNLYFEPANPDDKNALKNSKGEFYRVIVEEAARFKPEVSFESTPIVWDGLVRICARDGWMYTLG